The following proteins come from a genomic window of Acidobacteriota bacterium:
- a CDS encoding ATP-binding protein: MPKPPLGRRPPADVGGEGDADKAASRPPVAAAVSRPGRSLGAVFLLLAALAAPALEQAWWPAVGLAAFAIGAAILLPPGRQRWTVVLPLAVAAAALLWGDYEAQRFDLTSTAGQERAARAYRHLWGDLEAAARVTATRLPPDREDHVGNFDRLSEAAIGDLTVALVDPDGTPREWFGPGLLHDLTASDLPPSGPTFAAGFRSVTLAYVLPLDDSRRPWRMVSARTDPVDRLPFGAGVAGPLRWSLIDQADEAHPESHQISVAGYPTLVVRTLSGPRPQPWRSLSWWALGVALLGLCWLRRPQSVQTAVLAAGGVAAWGWALAASPPEIALAAFAAALAAWAGSGRLGAVLPLAGITAAATFGAALGLQWAGGSDPSPDAVLPLAVGRLTLTLVAFAGLRLIRPRAGAAGGVGGLIGGAVLLVGAALQDFLPVALLALVLGTMLLARWLARGSLSAGTGRALLTLSLAAAVAALAWGSAQRLSLRQELKQWAVDWGQDGAAAQALAWSREVSAAFEGESFEAFLARSPEDLERQDLALALWQDSPLARLGTLSALQVEPFEGPPSTFGFGLSVDGDPSDPALRQGAEAADEITLTYRGEPWGCARFRLWVGPAFGLSSERDPNLEGTLLRSASETVSQLPAGAELESAVVVGDAGEQPSGDAGFRLDYQGSPWHWRLAVGPAEVLRLPVLGVGRALLRAGSFVLGVLLVAGIVAALAVPLTLPPGSLAAALQRVLRSYSKRLVLVYTLLLLLPLIVLDLLLLATVERRLVGEQQRRGLLALETAEGMVRELLSTPQPGFGIDPSFADERMKEIAATVRNDVNLYWRNRVYASSRSELYAAGLLPARIPGDIHHLFEQGSEVRSRVTAAGATSYLELYAAVRVPGSRASGGFVLAMPLLAEQKEVARELADHRRQVAVITAALCALLITVGSRLARNFTTPLTELVEGTRRIAAGEESLGLAPRELELASLVEAVDEMAGKIAEGRAKLIREKQVVDRMVENITAGIVSVDREGRVMMRNRVASDLLRLEIGDPLREAFRDREAMAPLRAFLARVRDRAMQETVELPAAGEQATEGGREWNLVWVPLPGEREPAALLVVEDITETLQGQRLAAWAEMARIIAHEIKNPLTPIRLNVEHMQQVWGDGRAGRFEAVFERCTSNVLAQVAELQQIASEFSTYSSILQIDPQLQDLREAMADLVGPYVTAPPEGVEVSFVGPSGDLMARFDRKLLGRAIRNLIENALRASAGGGVVTVELASRLQEAKIAVRDSGPGVPTEDLGRIFDPYFSTHDSGTGLGLPIARRVVREHGGSIQARNRSAGGLEVVITIPLGWREAEGADPDSVS; this comes from the coding sequence CCGTCGCGGCCGCGGCGCTCCTCTGGGGCGACTACGAAGCGCAGCGCTTCGATCTCACCTCGACGGCGGGCCAGGAGAGGGCGGCGCGCGCCTACCGTCATCTGTGGGGCGATCTCGAGGCGGCGGCGCGAGTCACCGCGACTCGCTTGCCGCCGGATCGGGAAGACCATGTCGGCAACTTCGATCGTTTGAGCGAGGCGGCGATCGGCGACTTGACCGTCGCGCTGGTCGATCCCGACGGGACGCCCCGTGAGTGGTTCGGTCCGGGCTTGCTCCACGACCTGACGGCATCGGATCTGCCGCCATCCGGTCCGACCTTCGCGGCCGGTTTTCGCTCCGTCACCCTGGCCTACGTCCTGCCGCTGGACGACAGCCGCCGGCCCTGGCGTATGGTCTCGGCGCGCACGGACCCGGTCGATCGCCTGCCCTTTGGCGCCGGCGTCGCCGGGCCGCTGCGCTGGTCGCTGATCGACCAGGCCGACGAGGCTCACCCGGAAAGCCATCAGATCTCCGTCGCGGGATATCCCACTCTGGTGGTGCGGACCCTCTCCGGCCCGCGACCGCAGCCCTGGCGGTCTCTTTCCTGGTGGGCCCTGGGGGTCGCCTTGCTCGGCCTGTGCTGGTTGCGTCGCCCGCAGTCGGTGCAGACCGCGGTGCTCGCCGCCGGCGGCGTCGCCGCCTGGGGTTGGGCTCTCGCCGCGAGCCCTCCGGAGATCGCCCTCGCGGCCTTCGCCGCGGCCCTCGCCGCTTGGGCTGGAAGCGGTCGCCTGGGGGCGGTACTGCCGCTGGCCGGCATCACCGCCGCTGCCACCTTCGGCGCCGCCCTCGGACTGCAATGGGCCGGTGGCTCGGACCCCTCACCGGACGCTGTTCTGCCCCTCGCCGTCGGGCGCCTCACCTTGACCCTGGTGGCCTTTGCCGGGCTGCGACTGATTCGCCCGCGTGCCGGAGCCGCCGGCGGCGTCGGAGGATTGATCGGCGGGGCCGTCCTGCTCGTCGGTGCGGCCCTGCAGGACTTTCTGCCGGTCGCGCTGCTGGCCCTGGTGTTGGGCACGATGCTGCTCGCTCGCTGGCTGGCTCGTGGCTCGTTGTCGGCGGGAACCGGTCGCGCCCTGCTGACCCTCTCGCTGGCCGCCGCGGTGGCAGCCCTCGCCTGGGGGAGCGCGCAGCGGCTGAGCCTGCGGCAGGAGCTCAAACAGTGGGCGGTGGATTGGGGACAGGACGGCGCTGCCGCCCAGGCGTTGGCCTGGTCCCGCGAAGTCTCGGCGGCCTTCGAAGGCGAGAGCTTCGAGGCTTTCCTGGCGCGCTCACCGGAGGATCTGGAGCGCCAGGATCTCGCCCTGGCGCTGTGGCAGGACTCGCCCTTGGCGCGCCTCGGAACCCTCTCGGCGCTGCAGGTCGAGCCCTTCGAAGGGCCGCCTTCGACTTTCGGTTTCGGCCTCTCCGTCGATGGCGACCCCAGCGATCCCGCCCTGCGCCAGGGAGCGGAGGCGGCCGACGAGATCACTCTGACCTATCGCGGCGAGCCCTGGGGCTGCGCCCGCTTCCGCTTGTGGGTCGGGCCGGCCTTCGGCCTTTCGTCGGAGCGTGACCCGAATCTCGAGGGAACGCTCCTGCGCTCGGCGTCCGAAACCGTCTCTCAACTTCCCGCTGGAGCCGAGCTCGAGAGCGCCGTGGTGGTCGGTGATGCCGGCGAGCAACCATCGGGCGATGCCGGCTTTCGCCTCGACTACCAGGGCAGCCCCTGGCACTGGCGGCTGGCGGTGGGGCCGGCGGAGGTTCTCCGCCTGCCGGTGCTGGGCGTGGGCCGCGCCTTGCTGCGCGCCGGGTCCTTCGTTCTCGGGGTGTTGCTGGTGGCCGGCATCGTCGCTGCCCTCGCCGTCCCCCTGACCCTGCCTCCGGGGTCCCTCGCTGCCGCCCTTCAGCGCGTGCTGCGGTCCTACTCGAAACGCCTGGTCCTGGTCTACACGCTGCTACTGCTACTGCCCCTGATCGTTCTCGACCTGCTGCTTCTCGCCACCGTCGAGCGCCGCCTGGTGGGCGAGCAGCAGCGGCGCGGACTGCTCGCCTTGGAGACCGCCGAAGGCATGGTGCGGGAGCTGCTCTCCACGCCCCAGCCGGGCTTCGGCATCGATCCTTCCTTCGCCGACGAGCGCATGAAGGAGATCGCGGCCACGGTGCGCAACGATGTCAACCTTTACTGGCGTAATCGGGTGTATGCGTCCAGTCGCAGCGAGCTCTACGCTGCCGGGCTGCTGCCGGCCCGTATTCCGGGTGATATTCATCACCTCTTCGAGCAGGGCAGTGAGGTGCGCTCGCGGGTGACCGCTGCCGGCGCCACTTCTTACCTGGAGCTCTATGCCGCCGTTCGGGTGCCCGGCAGCCGGGCGTCCGGTGGCTTCGTGCTCGCCATGCCTTTGCTCGCCGAGCAGAAGGAGGTGGCCCGCGAGCTCGCCGATCACCGCCGGCAGGTGGCCGTCATCACGGCGGCCTTGTGCGCCCTCCTGATCACCGTCGGGTCGCGTCTGGCGCGCAACTTCACGACTCCCCTGACGGAGCTGGTCGAGGGCACGCGGCGGATCGCGGCGGGGGAAGAGTCCCTCGGCCTGGCCCCGCGGGAGCTCGAGCTCGCCTCCCTGGTCGAGGCCGTCGACGAGATGGCCGGCAAGATCGCCGAGGGGCGGGCCAAGCTGATCCGCGAAAAACAGGTGGTGGATCGGATGGTGGAGAACATCACCGCCGGTATCGTCTCGGTGGATCGCGAGGGTCGGGTGATGATGCGCAACCGGGTCGCTTCGGACCTTCTCCGATTGGAGATCGGCGACCCGCTACGGGAGGCGTTCCGCGACCGTGAGGCGATGGCGCCGCTGCGGGCGTTCTTGGCGCGCGTCCGCGATCGGGCGATGCAGGAGACGGTCGAGCTGCCGGCAGCCGGCGAACAGGCCACCGAGGGTGGCCGCGAATGGAACCTGGTGTGGGTGCCGTTGCCGGGCGAGCGCGAGCCGGCGGCCTTGCTGGTGGTCGAGGACATCACCGAGACGCTGCAGGGGCAACGGCTGGCGGCCTGGGCCGAGATGGCCCGCATCATCGCCCACGAGATCAAGAACCCGCTGACGCCCATCCGGCTCAATGTCGAGCACATGCAGCAAGTCTGGGGCGATGGCCGGGCGGGGCGCTTCGAAGCGGTGTTCGAGCGCTGCACCAGCAACGTCTTGGCGCAGGTCGCGGAGCTGCAGCAGATCGCGTCCGAGTTCTCGACCTACAGCTCGATTCTGCAGATCGATCCGCAGCTTCAGGACTTGCGGGAGGCGATGGCGGACCTCGTCGGCCCCTATGTCACGGCGCCGCCGGAAGGGGTCGAGGTGAGCTTCGTCGGCCCGTCCGGAGACCTGATGGCCCGCTTCGATCGCAAGCTTCTCGGGCGAGCGATTCGCAACCTGATCGAGAATGCGCTGCGGGCCAGCGCCGGCGGTGGGGTGGTGACCGTCGAGCTGGCGTCGCGCCTCCAGGAGGCCAAGATCGCGGTGCGCGACAGCGGCCCCGGCGTGCCCACGGAAGACCTCGGAAGGATCTTCGACCCCTACTTCTCGACCCACGATTCGGGGACCGGACTCGGCCTGCCGATCGCGCGCCGCGTGGTGCGCGAGCACGGGGGCTCGATCCAGGCCCGCAATCGCAGCGCAGGCGGGCTCGAAGTGGTGATTACAATACCCCTCGGATGGCGCGAGGCCGAGGGGGCGGACCCGGATTCGGTTTCCTGA